Below is a genomic region from Castanea sativa cultivar Marrone di Chiusa Pesio chromosome 2, ASM4071231v1.
attttttgctatactttagtttattggtgatttgtttgtgaaaCCACGCGTTTATATCAttgttatgaataccgtttcggaccccgtttcAGTTTGTCCATTGGAacggaatatttcggtaccggcctatttcggcgtaccgtttcAGAGTATTTCGGAGTTAcgatattttataataaaatatatatattattaataaaaaacctatataaattattaaaggTTTTAAAGAAGTTATAAGTACATATTTCAACTAATATGTAATCTTTAAgtcccaataataataataataataataagtatcaGTTAAatcatgtataaaatataataagagtaataatatgaaaaaaaaaaaaaaaaaaaaacttgaagttAATATTGGAGGTTGGAACAGTGAAAGAGGGTAAAAGCTcccacattcatttttattgttaatCACGTGGggcacacaaaaacaaaacaaagaaaactttcaaattttaaaatacaagtaACAAAAGGGGAGCATGTCGGCTGgcaaaaactaaacaaataaaaaaaatcaaaacaaaggacATAGCAATTAATGAAGAGTAAGGAGGCTCACAAGTAGTCCCATACATTACCTTTACagcacacaaataaaaaaggaaaggcaGAGTGGCAGCCCGCAGCAAGACCGAAACACactagaagaaaaaataaaaaagagaagaagggtCCGAAACcgaccaaaagaagaagaaaaaaaagaagaagaagaagggtctGAAacccagaagaagaagaaaaaaaaaagaaaagaaaacaagatgcAGAAGGGTCCGtaaccaagaagaagaagaaggtatgattgtttttttttttttaaagccaaaatCTGGTACCGGCTGAAATTTGTATTTCGGCCGAAATTGGCCGGAATGGCCGGAATGCTCCGAAATTGGCCGAAATTTGACCCGAGGTGGAACAAGGGGTATTGTGGTACCGGTTTGCATGCCGGTACGAAATATTCTGGCCGTTCCGGCCGGTACGAAATattccggccggaacggaatggaatcaataacaatggtttatatgttaaatttgttaattaattaaacttggctaattaatcaattaatccattgcaaggggtcaatacgtttttggcctatcaatctCTAAGCAAGGAAAAATCTTCAACACTAACTAATATGAAGAGAGAACAAGAGAGGGGAAATGGCAAGAATATACCAGAAGATTTGGTAGTCGTTGGTTCTAGAAAACCATTAAATCAAACTAACCATTAAAAGTATTTAGTACTCACCCTGAGGTCAATACATGATAAGTTCAAACCATTCGACTTAGAGAATTTACGCAAAACAGAGTTGTATTGCATATCCCCAGCTGCAGCCTACAATGGTGGACCACTTCATTGATGAGGACAGAGTCAACATACTTGGGAGCTTCAGTCATTTCAATTTCAAAGATACTTTCAACATAAACTTTAGTTGTGGGTTTCCCAAAGCAACgttaaaacttcaaaatggCATTGAAGAGGTCCAATTTGATTGCTTTCATCAAATATATAAGCTCCTTACTTCTCTTTTCAATATTATATAAGCTcaatttcttaaataaatttctgccatctttgaataaaaaaaaaatacggcTAGTAGTGGTTAAAGAATGGAGAacccattaaataaaaaattgtgattaaGGTTGAAAAATTGCCGAGTCTATTATGCTTCGTTTGTTAAAAATCAATTGACCGGTTCACTGACTCCTATCTATAAATAGACATATCCCCATATGCTATGCTTCCCACCCCTCACCAAAGCAAGAATACGCAGAGTACTCTACTAGAATCTCAAATATGAAGAAAGTTGTTTTTTACCTTGTAACTGTGGCCCTTTTGGCTTTGGCATCCTCCCTTGCTTCTGCCTATGACCCCAGTCCTTTGCAAGACTTTTGTGTTGCAATTAACAACACCAATTCTGCTGGTACGTACATAATCTTGTTATTATTAGCAGTAGTAGTATTATTATCACTTTCTTTTGAAATCATTATAAGTTCTACACATTGATGAAATTATGCTCGCCGGTTATATCATTTCTAtcacatttttttcccctacatGACACGTTGTCAATTGCTACAGAACTATCTAATTTGTGACAATAACAAACTCTTCTTCGTGCAGTTTTTGTGAATGGGAAATTTTGCAAGGACCCAACACTTGTCACAGCCaatgattttttcttctccGGACTCAATATTCCTGGAAACACAGCTACAAATAAAGTCGGATCAAGTGTCAATCTTGTGAACGTCGATAAATTACCAGGTCTCAACACTCTAGGCATATCTTTGGCTCGCCTTGACTTTGCACCATATGGTTTGAATCCACCTCACACTCACCCTCGCGGAACTGAGCTTTTGGTTGTCATAGAGGGTACTCTCTTAGTTGGATTTGTCACATCCAATCCAAACAAACTCTTCACCAAAGTTCTAAACAAGGGAGACGTCTTTGTATTCCCTATTGGTCTCATTCACTTCCAATTCAACATAGGGCAGACCAATGCCGTTGCCTTTCTTGGTCTTAGCGATCCGAATCCTGGGTTGATCACCATAGCAAACGCAGTCTTCGGATCTAATCCTCCAATCAATCCTGATGTTCTTGCCAAGGCCTTCCAGTTGGACAAGAATGTTGTTGAATATCTTCAGAAACAATTCTAGTCAAACCACAATTaggaaaaatatttataataggAATGATGAACCATTACATAGCAGAGTTTGATTAAAATTTGCCTTGTTTCCCAACCTGTATtgccattaaaatatttattatcaaataaaattgtcttatgatttttttgtttgtgtcaTGGTGTCATTGCAAATGCGGAGAAATTAGTGAACGACTAAATCTTGATTACACCTTTGATCCACAATGATTGAAATTACAAGAACTTACATATAAAACTGATCAAAATCGTATTAAAAATAGACAGAATTTTATAAATGGCTGCCCAAATTTAGGGCTCGGTAGCACCTATCTATGTAGAAACACACTCCTCAATGTAACATTTAAGTAAGAGTAGTGAATTTCTACAACACTATGGTCTATAAATTCATActgaagaaaaatggaaaaaattatacTAGGGAAAGTAGTTAACAAATGAAATATTAAAGCATTTAAATATGATTATTTGGGGAAATTACACAACAAGGCTAGAGTTTACATCTTGTTTCGAATAAGGTctcaaagtttttaattttgtcaattaaagTCCCAAACTTATAAAACATTTTGTctattaattttctattttactttaATCAATTTCGATTTTCTAACAATCATTTTCTCACTTACAAAGAAACTCTCTCTCTAGAAAAAGAGTTTTCTCTCTACACACTGTTCAATGACAGCCATATTAATTTATAAGCAAGCCTTAGGTTAGGTGGACACAGAGTTTAGTCCAtggttttctctttttattttttcactgaTATTGCCCAgaacaacattaaaaatataatgtagACTGGCcttaaattaaaacaatttcatAACTTTGGATCTTTAATCGATCAAATTAAAGACTTGAGACCTAATCTAAAACATGGTATACATTGTGGactttttatgtaattttcccCTTATTATTTTGTACTAGTTGCATGtgaaatataaaactattttgtAATGTGATATAATGTATGATTTATTCTCCAAAATGTACTAAAgatattatttctaaaattacttttcatctctccatctctacatatatatcattctattattttgaattttttttttttgaaaaacttaggtgcatttgattgatattattccattatttttttttcgtgaaaaaaatggaaatactatttttttttcttcaagtaatctatattattcaaatttttgtatagtGTGTAAtggttaattttttatacaactaaaatttttcagttccaaaattaattatttgaatttctcattctcttaagaaAATTATCATGATAACTAAACTTCATCACAAATTTATgattgatattactcaaataatttatagacacattcaaatacatgatcatgtaaattttattttgatataaacttaaattttcacttctaaaaaatctaaaaattaactaaaatcaAAACTATAAGAGGGATAGAGAGTGTATGTGATAAATAATTCAAAACACACCACCAAAGTGTACCATCCAAAAGtatggacaaaaaaaaacaaaaaaattcatcaatctaaagtagagttgcaagaaataatgagagagagagagagagagagagagagaataatcacctattttttggaagagaatgtgagacaaataaaaaaaattatagaaaagaaaatgagtagaagaacattaaaaagaaaatgtatagttgtatacatcaaattatccaagtcatgttatgtaatagaatgacattaaatgatttaataatttcatagcacaacatataacaaacaaagaaaaaataaaaaataaaaaattagaatacaaccaaatcatatcaacctaaagtagcgttaaacataaaaatttatcaatctaaataaaaattcaccaaaagaaagaatatatatatatatatatatatatagagagagagagagagagagagagagagagagagagagagagagagagagagtattcacCTTTTTGTGTGAgcaaaatatggattgaatggaagagaaaataacaaacttttgtagtaaaaaaaaactcaaagaagaagagtcaaaataaaaggaagacgAAGGGGTGGAGAAGGTGTAATTGTTGGAGAAGGTATAATTGTAAAATAGGAAattaataaggagaaaaattattaaaaaggcgggagaaaatattgaaaataggtTGATGATGTGACGCTGATAATGCCtatattattgaaacttgaattttaagataatctttgaaatatttattatttttatttcatttttagagCCCCTATATCTAATTTCTAATGCCTAATTTTTAGCCCAAAACTAAAGTGTTTGGCCCCAAAAAATTTGTGGAataaaaatcaacccaaaactaaaaaagcaacctacaaaaagaatatatttaaggcacaattagtccaaaatggaccaaattggaccaaagtgTAATTGTAAAACAGGAAATTAATATggagaaaaattatttaaaaaatgggagaaaatattgaaaataggtTGATGACATGACGCTGATAATGCCtatattattgaaacttgaattttaggATAATCTTtggaatatttattatttttatttcatttttagagcccctatctctaatttctaatgcctaatttttagcccaaaactaaagagtttggcccaaaaaaaattttggaaaaaaaatcaacccaaaactaAAAAAGCAACCTACAAAAAGAATACATTTAAGGCACAATTGGTCCGAAAatgaccaaataagaccaaattagaccaaagtgAACCAAATGGATAGAAGTGGACCAAATTAgacaaagtggactgaatggacctaAGTGGACGAAATGTGACCGTATTGGACTGAATAACATCAAAGTGGACCGAAGTTTACCAAATGAACCGAAAGGACTGAAGTGGGTCGAATTGGACTGAAGTGAACCAAATAGACCTAACTAGATTGAAGTGGATAGAATAGGACCGAATAGACTCAAATAGATGGAATGGACTAAATGAACCGATAAGATAGAATTGGATCGAATGGTTGGAATATGACCGAATGGACCAAAGTAGATGgaatggactgaagtggacgGAATAAGACTAAATTGAACTGATAAGACCGAATTAGATCGAATGGACCGATTAAGTTTGAATTGGACTAAATAGAGCGAAATGGACCAATTTACCAAATAAGAACAAATTGGACCAAGTGAATGGACTGAAGTTGAATAAAATggatcaaataaaaatgaattggaGAAAAGTGAAACGAATGGACTGAATTGACCAAAGTGGAACCAATTGACTGAATGGATCAAAGTAgagtagcaacaataaatactacgcttcaacttttagatattatatataaatatagatttgtAAGACATATATGTAGTATAATTTGTATTATAGTTAATGTGAAACTAATCGATCATGTCACtttgtacaatttttagttaaaaaatgatatagtttaaaactttaatcgttctttttactttaaaaattttaaatgaaaacattcataaaatgcattatttaaaagatattattattatttgattaaagAAGAATGTTCATTGTGTCATGTATAAATTAACTCTATGAAGAGAGAACAAGAGAGGGGAAATGGCAAGAATATACCAGAAGATTTGGTAGTCGTTGGTTCTAGAAAACCATTAAATCAAACTAACCATTAAAAGTATTTAGTACTCACCCTGAGGTCAATACATGATAAGTTCAAACCATTCGACTTAGAGAATTTACGCAAAACACAGTTGTATTGCATATCCCCAGCTGCAGCCTACAAGGGTGGACCACTTCGTTGATGAGGACAGAGTCAACATACTTGCACCTTCAGTCATTTCAATTTCGAAGATACTTTCAACATAAACTTTAGTTGTGGGTTGCCCCAAGCAACgttaaaacttcaaaatggCATTGAAGAGGTCCAATTTGATTGCTTTTATCAAATATATAGGCTCCTTACTTCTCTTTTCAATATTATATAAGCTCTTTTGTCTTAAATAAATTTCTGCCatctttgaataaaaaaaaaatataccgCTAGTAG
It encodes:
- the LOC142625810 gene encoding germin-like protein subfamily 1 member 7, whose product is MKKVVFYLVTVALLALASSLASAYDPSPLQDFCVAINNTNSAVFVNGKFCKDPTLVTANDFFFSGLNIPGNTATNKVGSSVNLVNVDKLPGLNTLGISLARLDFAPYGLNPPHTHPRGTELLVVIEGTLLVGFVTSNPNKLFTKVLNKGDVFVFPIGLIHFQFNIGQTNAVAFLGLSDPNPGLITIANAVFGSNPPINPDVLAKAFQLDKNVVEYLQKQF